From a single Brassica napus cultivar Da-Ae chromosome C9, Da-Ae, whole genome shotgun sequence genomic region:
- the LOC125593016 gene encoding pollen-specific protein-like At4g18596, with product MASKAFFFSFFVVSVVCLSSLAGFSAADADDFDRFQIQGSVYCDTCRVQFVTRLSKFLEGAKVKLECRSRTNGTLALTKEAVTDKTGSYMMEVTGDHEEEVCQLVLVQSPDSGCSDVSEEAYLRNAAKISLTANDGIVSHETRIVNPLGFMVKTPSADCPAAFKELGIVPDVTF from the exons atggcgTCCAaagccttcttcttctctttttttgtcGTCTCCGTCGTGTGTTTGTCCTCTCTCGCCGGATTTTCCGCCGCCGATGCTGATGATTTTGACCGTTTCCAGATTCAGGGATCGGTTTATTGTGACACTTGCCGTGTCCAATTCGTTACCCGTCTCAGCAAATTCCTTGAAg GAGCGAAAGTGAAGTTGGAGTGCAGGAGCAGAACAAACGGAACCCTAGCGTTGACCAAAGAAGCCGTTACCGACAAAACGGGAAGCTACATGATGGAAGTAACTGGTGACCACGAAGAAGAAGTTTGTCAGCTTGTTTTGGTGCAATCACCAGACAGTGGTTGCAGTGACGTCAGCGAAGAGGCATACTTACGTAACGCCGCTAAGATCAGTCTAACGGCAAATGACGGTATCGTCTCTCACGAGACACGTATCGTTAACCCTCTCGGTTTCATGGTTAAGACACCGTCAGCTGACTGTCCCGCTGCTTTCAAAGAGCTCGGTATTGTCCCTGACGTTACTTTCTAA
- the LOC106407358 gene encoding 28 kDa heat- and acid-stable phosphoprotein, which translates to MGRGKFKGKPTGQRRFSSAAEILAGTSAARPRSFKQKEAEYEEDVEEEESEEESEDESGVKKKGHEALIEVDNPNRAKPKTLKARDLDASKTTELSRREREELEKQRAHERYMRLQEQGKTEQARKDFDRLALIRQQREGAAKMREEEKAARDAKKVDSRK; encoded by the exons ATGGGAAGAGGCAAGTTCAAAGGGAAACCCACAGGCCAACGCCGATTCTCAAGTGCAGCTGAGATAC ttgCTGGCACTTCTGCTGCACGTCCTCGTTCATTCAAGCAG AAAGAAGCGGAGTACGAAGAAGATGTGGAAGAGGAGGAGTCTGAGGAGGAATCCGAAGATGAATCTGGT GTGAAGAAGAAAGGACATGAAGCTCTGATCGAAGTTGATAACCCTAACAGAGCAAAACCAAAGACTTTGAAAGCAAGAGACCTTGAT GCAAGTAAAACCACTGAACTCTCGAGGCGTGAAAG GGAGGAGCTTGAGAAGCAACGAGCTCATGAGCGATACATGAGATTGCAGGAGCAAGGCAAAACCGAACAAGCAAGAAAGGATTTTG ATCGTCTGGCTCTGATACGCCAACAGAGAGAAGGCGCCGCCAAGATGCGAGAAGAGGAAAAAGCAG CCAGAGACGCGAAAAAAGTCGATTCTCGCAAATGA
- the LOC125592538 gene encoding uncharacterized mitochondrial protein AtMg00300-like: protein MANDFVYKIAGIGSIKLRTHDGRFCTLNEVRHVPSMTKNLISMSLLDSRGFKYSGGDGVLNVCKGSDVILKGFMNGTLYLLKGTTVTGSANVASPEISEEDMTKLWHMRLGHMSERGMQLLPKQGLLCGHKTKSLEFCEHCVFGKLHRKSFRKAIHRTKGTLDYIHSDCWGPSRV from the coding sequence ATGGCAAATGATTTTGTCTACAAGATTGCTGGGATCGGCTCAATCAAGCTCAGGACACATGATGGTAGATTCTGCACATTGAACGAGGTTAGGCATGTTCCATCAATGACGAAGAATTTGATATCCATGAGTCTTCTGGACAGTAGAGGGTTTAAATATTCGGGTGGTGATGGAGTTCTGAATGTCTGCAAGGGTTCTGATGTGATTCTGAAGGGTTTCATGAACGGTACTCTATATTTGCTGAAGGGTACTACCGTTACAGGTTCAGCAAATGTTGCATCACCAGAGATCTCAGAGGAAGATATGACTAAGCTGTGGCATATGAGGCTTGGACATATGAGTGAACGTGGGATGCAACTTCTGCCGAAGCAAGGTCTTCTTTGTGGTCACAAGACCAAGAGTCTAGAGTTCTGTGAGCACTGCGTATTTGGGAAGCTGCATCGAAAGAGCTTTCGCAAGGCAATTCATAGAACAAAAGGCACACTCGATTACATCCATTCAGACTGTTGGGGTCCATCCAGAGTATAG
- the LOC106407016 gene encoding protein NRT1/ PTR FAMILY 5.2, translated as MTVEEVGDDYTKDGTVDLRGNPVRRSIRGRWKACSFVVVYEVFERMAYYGISSNLVIYMTTKLHQGTVNSSNNVTNWVGTSWLTPILGAYVADAHLGRYITFVISCAIYFSGMLVLTLSVSIPGIKPPECSTANAEDCKKASVLQLAVFFGALYTLAIGTGGTKPNISTIGADQFDVFDPKEKTQKLSFFNWWMFSIFFGTLFANTVLVYVQDNVGWALGYGLPTIGLAISISIFLMGTPFYRHKLPTGSPFTKMARVIVASLRKAKEPMTHDVAHFHELPSLEYERKGAFPIQPTPSLRFLDRASLKSGTTHKWNLCTITEVEETKQMLRMLPVLFITFVPSMMIAQINTLFVKQGTTLDRKITGNFSIPPASLGGFVTLSMLISIVIYDRVFVKLTRKFTGNPRGVTLLQRMGIGLVFHIVIMIVASGTERYRLNVAAEHGLIHQTKVELPLTIFALLPQFVLMGMADSFLEVAKLEFFYDQAPESMKSLGTSYSTTSLAVGNFMSSFLLSTVSEITKKRGRGWILNNLNESRLDYYYLFFAALNLVNFVLFLVVVRFYVYRAEVTDSVDVKEVQMKVKDVKENE; from the exons atgaCAGTAGAAGAGGTAGGAGATGATTACACAAAAGATGGAACTGTTGACCTTCGTGGTAACCCTGTTCGAAGATCCATTAGGGGTCGATGGAAAGCTTGTTCCTTCGTCGTCG TGTACGAGGTATTTGAACGTATGGCTTATTACGGGATATCAAGCAACCTAGTGATCTACATGACTACTAAACTGCACCAAGGAACAGTCAACTCGTCAAACAATGTGACCAACTGGGTTGGGACTAGTTGGCTCACTCCCATCTTAGGTGCTTATGTCGCAGACGctcatctcggtcgctatatCACTTTCGTCATTTCCTGCGCTATCTATTTTTCG GGGATGTTGGTCTTAACATTATCAGTATCCATACCGGGAATTAAACCACCAGAATGTTCAACGGCTAATGCGGAAGACTGCAAAAAGGCTTCGGTTTTACAGTTAGCGGTTTTCTTTGGAGCGTTATACACATTAGCGATCGGTACAGGCGGTACAAAACCGAACATATCTACCATAGGAGCCGATCAATTCGACGTATTCGACCCAAAGGAGAAGACTCAGAAACTATCATTCTTCAATTGGTGGATGTTTAGTATCTTCTTTGGTACACTTTTCGCAAACACTGTTCTTGTTTATGTTCAAGATAACGTGGGCTGGGCCTTGGGATATGGACTTCCGACAATAGGTCTAGCTATATCCATTTCTATTTTCTTGATGGGGACTCCGTTTTATCGTCATAAACTCCCCACGGGAAGTCCTTTCACGAAGATGGCTCGAGTCATTGTGGCTTCACTTCGCAAAGCCAAAGAGCCGATGACACATGACGTCGCACACTTTCACGAGCTGCCTTCACTGGAATATGAGCGTAAAGGCGCCTTTCCGATCCAGCCCACTCCAAGTCTAAG ATTCTTGGACAGAGCTTCACTCAAATCAGGAACAACCCATAAATGGAATCTGTGTACTATCACAGAAGTTGAAGAAACAAAACAGATGTTGAGAATGTTACCTGTATTGTTCATAACCTTCGTCCCAAGCATGATGATCGCTCAAATCAACACTTTATTTGTCAAACAAGGAACCACTTTAGACCGAAAGATCACTGGAAATTTCAGCATCCCACCAGCGAGTCTAGGCGGCTTCGTCACGCTCTCAATGCTCATCTCTATAGTCATATACGATCGAGTCTTTGTCAAGCTAACTCGAAAATTCACTGGAAATCCAAGAGGCGTTACTCTGCTTCAACGAATGGGCATTGGTCTCGTCTTCCACATCGTCATCATGATCGTCGCATCTGGCACTGAGAG GTATAGACTCAATGTCGCTGCTGAACATGGACTCATACACCAAACCAAAGTAGAGCTACCCTTGACTATCTTTGCGTTGCTTCCTCAGTTTGTGCTAATGGGTATGGCTGATTCGTTCTTAGAAGTTGCAAAGCTCGAATTTTTCTACGACCAAGCTCCTGAGAGCATGAAAAGTCTAGGAACATCGTATTCGACAACGAGTTTAGCCGTTGGGAATTTCATGAGTAGTTTCTTGCTGTCAACGGTTTCTGAGATAACGAAAAAGCGAGGAAGGGGATGGATTTTGAACAATCTTAATGAGTCTAGGTTGGATTATTATTACTTGTTCTTTGCGGCTTTAAATTTGGTTAACTTCGTCTTGTTCTTGGTCGTCGTTAGGTTTTATGTTTATAGGGCTGAGGTTACTGATTCAGTTGATGTGAAAGAGGTGCAAATGAAGGTAAAGGATGTCAAAGAGAATGAGTAG